The following coding sequences lie in one Pontibacter sp. G13 genomic window:
- a CDS encoding SRPBCC family protein, whose amino-acid sequence MSAVDISTEIIIERPIEVVSSYAADPDNAPQWNQHIHAMSWRTPRPMRAGTLLAFEANFLGRELAYVYEVMRFEPAELLVMRTTDGPFPMQTTYQWRRHNRHHTHMLLRNEGDPGVFFRLLSPILSQIMGKASQSDLEKLKQILEQEG is encoded by the coding sequence ATGTCTGCAGTTGACATCAGTACTGAGATCATCATCGAGCGTCCCATTGAGGTGGTATCGAGCTATGCTGCAGATCCAGACAATGCCCCCCAATGGAATCAACATATCCATGCTATGTCTTGGCGTACCCCAAGGCCCATGCGAGCAGGAACGCTACTGGCATTTGAGGCCAATTTTTTGGGGCGGGAGCTGGCCTATGTGTATGAAGTGATGAGGTTTGAACCCGCTGAGCTTCTCGTCATGCGGACCACTGACGGTCCTTTTCCCATGCAGACCACCTATCAGTGGCGCCGTCACAATCGTCATCACACACACATGTTGCTCCGCAATGAAGGAGATCCTGGGGTGTTTTTTCGTCTACTTTCTCCTATTCTATCCCAGATCATGGGAAAAGCCAGCCAAAGCGATCTAGAGAAGTTGAAGCAGATATTGGAACAAGAGGGGTAA
- a CDS encoding helix-turn-helix transcriptional regulator — translation MASEVFKKLLAEAKPESKVFVRKNIDLVEMVFHILEEKGWTQKDLAERLGKTEPEVSRMLTGLHNFTLRTLAKLEVALETDILVTPLQVTQGKQPNSSSNSPK, via the coding sequence ATGGCAAGCGAAGTATTCAAAAAGCTTCTGGCAGAGGCTAAACCAGAAAGCAAAGTATTTGTGCGCAAGAATATCGATCTGGTAGAAATGGTATTCCATATCCTAGAAGAAAAAGGATGGACCCAAAAAGATCTGGCGGAAAGACTCGGAAAAACCGAACCCGAAGTCAGCCGAATGCTCACTGGGCTTCATAATTTCACACTGAGGACGTTGGCGAAACTAGAGGTGGCACTTGAAACCGATATTTTGGTTACACCGCTTCAAGTTACCCAAGGGAAACAACCCAATTCTTCTTCAAACAGCCCCAAATAG
- a CDS encoding DUF6843 domain-containing protein yields MAKRKLKKIEKIIITGFLGMVAFFVLRVIADKRPDRDFILPENHDGWLVIEYEVPGAPTIPMKDGVMQFQVSDSGTFQTSDAMDIGWRKDQFFWNTANGRELIPNKVEIDGETHIHKHRKEVYSRNWTGILATLPVGTDTILADGTEIEKRSTSEVTYTRGRKTLEYIYISQKPTTIFFEVPGLPGNKALEDTDDRSIN; encoded by the coding sequence ATGGCCAAGCGAAAACTCAAAAAGATCGAGAAGATCATCATCACCGGATTCCTTGGGATGGTGGCTTTTTTTGTACTGCGTGTCATCGCCGACAAGCGTCCTGATCGAGACTTCATTCTTCCCGAAAATCACGATGGCTGGTTGGTGATCGAGTACGAGGTACCCGGTGCTCCCACCATTCCCATGAAGGATGGCGTGATGCAATTTCAAGTGTCCGACTCTGGTACATTCCAGACGTCTGATGCGATGGATATCGGCTGGCGCAAGGACCAGTTTTTCTGGAACACTGCGAATGGCCGGGAGTTGATCCCCAACAAGGTGGAAATCGACGGAGAAACCCATATTCACAAGCATCGCAAGGAAGTCTACAGCCGAAATTGGACCGGCATTTTGGCGACGCTTCCGGTGGGCACAGATACTATTTTGGCCGACGGAACCGAAATTGAAAAACGATCCACTTCGGAGGTTACTTACACAAGAGGTAGAAAAACTCTGGAGTATATCTATATCAGCCAGAAACCAACCACTATCTTTTTCGAAGTACCCGGATTGCCGGGGAACAAAGCATTGGAAGACACGGATGACCGCAGCATCAATTGA
- the mnmD gene encoding tRNA (5-methylaminomethyl-2-thiouridine)(34)-methyltransferase MnmD encodes MSEHTDPQAVKHIVTKDGSSTLYAPGFDEHYHSIHGAVQESLHVFIQMGLSALPDEGTVRIFEMGFGTGLNALLTYFHRGNRQVDYVGIEAFPIIWEQAKDLSYAKDMNDPDAEVVFQRMHEADWEQPVALTEGFTLTKLKTELNQVQAQEPFDLIYFDAFAPNTQPELWTDEVMNLMFQMLRPGGIWVTYSAKSSVRRALIQAGLEVEKLPGPPGKREMLRASKPLQ; translated from the coding sequence ATGTCCGAACACACGGACCCACAAGCGGTCAAACATATCGTCACCAAGGATGGATCTTCCACCTTGTATGCACCCGGCTTCGATGAGCATTATCACTCCATCCACGGAGCGGTACAGGAATCTCTGCACGTGTTCATCCAGATGGGCCTCAGCGCCCTTCCCGATGAAGGAACCGTCCGCATCTTCGAGATGGGATTCGGGACGGGACTCAATGCGCTGCTCACGTATTTCCACCGAGGCAATCGCCAAGTGGACTATGTGGGGATCGAGGCTTTTCCCATCATCTGGGAGCAAGCCAAGGACCTCAGCTACGCCAAGGATATGAATGATCCCGATGCGGAGGTGGTCTTCCAGCGCATGCATGAGGCAGATTGGGAACAGCCGGTTGCCTTGACGGAGGGATTCACCCTCACCAAGCTCAAGACTGAGCTGAATCAGGTACAGGCCCAGGAGCCATTCGATTTGATCTATTTCGATGCTTTTGCCCCCAATACCCAGCCCGAATTGTGGACCGATGAGGTCATGAATCTCATGTTCCAGATGTTGCGCCCCGGTGGAATCTGGGTGACCTATTCCGCCAAAAGCAGCGTCCGCAGAGCATTGATCCAAGCGGGGTTGGAGGTCGAAAAACTCCCCGGTCCGCCCGGAAAGCGCGAAATGCTCCGAGCTTCGAAACCGCTGCAATAG
- a CDS encoding cupin domain-containing protein: protein MSSAAALPRQLPTETRYVMGHLITRYPSTGNFDLMMIQTPPGQDGPPPHFHQDFSESFVVVSGIAEFLVEDQRMKRRAGEHLDVPPRTVHAFRNASAVEPLVMFNVYSPKGFGEFVEQIGILASEPHADRESACGERMRRFLATAAEYDIFLAI from the coding sequence ATGTCAAGTGCCGCCGCTTTACCCCGCCAACTTCCCACAGAGACCCGCTATGTGATGGGGCATCTGATCACTCGGTATCCGAGTACTGGGAATTTCGATCTGATGATGATCCAGACTCCGCCGGGCCAAGACGGACCTCCTCCGCATTTTCATCAGGACTTTTCGGAGAGTTTTGTCGTGGTGTCGGGAATTGCCGAGTTTTTGGTGGAGGACCAACGAATGAAGCGGCGGGCGGGTGAGCATCTGGACGTGCCGCCTCGTACGGTACATGCTTTCAGAAATGCTTCGGCAGTGGAGCCACTGGTGATGTTCAATGTCTACAGTCCCAAAGGTTTTGGGGAATTTGTCGAACAAATCGGTATTCTGGCGAGTGAACCTCATGCGGACCGTGAGTCAGCGTGTGGAGAGCGGATGAGGCGATTTCTGGCTACAGCCGCCGAATACGATATCTTTTTGGCGATCTAG
- a CDS encoding YwbE family protein: MSDGTKRSNVKIGQLVHIVQKHHQRTGELTEGLVKRILTKSPNHPHGIKVMLDSGEVGRVKEIIPEDYD; the protein is encoded by the coding sequence ATGTCAGACGGAACGAAACGATCCAACGTCAAAATCGGCCAATTGGTCCATATCGTGCAGAAGCACCACCAACGCACTGGCGAGCTCACCGAAGGCCTTGTCAAGCGTATCCTCACCAAGTCGCCCAATCATCCCCACGGCATCAAGGTCATGCTGGATTCTGGGGAAGTCGGGCGCGTCAAAGAGATCATTCCAGAGGATTACGACTGA
- a CDS encoding Ig-like domain-containing protein → MRFLYTMLLSMLVTAGFSATEKYRLTLRDNPATTIVIGWNQVSGSGPVVYYGPTDQGTNWSAYPFTQGVSRSVSHKGMNNHFARLTGLQPNTAYYFVIRDSDGTSQRFWFKTAPNVATERLSFIAGGDSRNNRTPRQNANRLVAKLKPHAVLFGGDMTDSGSNTQWDNWFDDWQLSIASDGRMFPFVATRGNHEGSNTDIVNLFDVPSSNVYYALTFGNGLVRTYTLNTEMSISGSQTTWLSNDLAANNGVQWKMAQYHKPMRPHVSSKSEGNNQYNYWAGLFNQYNVNLVVECDAHTVKTTWPVVPSTGSGSDEGFVRDDQNGTVYVGEGCWGAPLRSNNDGKNWTRNSGSFNQFKWIFVDQSKIEVRTIQVDNATSVGENSNNNVFATPSNLNIWNPSNGSVVTILNNNVVLPTVALTAPSNGAYYSAPQSITLSANASDADGSVDRVEFFVNGNLVGSDYSAPYSVSYSIPADGSYTIGATAYDNDGNNQDATTRDINVGVVSQTFQKRIAAGSDDVEEEDDGVMYTTSSDIELVADGSRGNQTIGLRFTGISVPQGATIDAAYIQFTCDETNTGTTNLTIQGHDTDDAAAFSTSSYNVSNRTRTSASVNWSPASWSSVGQSGSAQRTPEMKSIVQEIVNRGGWSAGNDMVMILTGTGERTAEAYEGSAGSAPLLHIEYTVGGGTPVVITPPSGLTANAISSTTIDLSWTDNSTGEDGFAIERRQGSGSWAQIATVASGVTSYSHAGLSASTSYDFRVRAYIGTDYSSYSNTASATTQSGGGSSNCEVASIANEGFESNFGIWNNASGDDMDWTRRSGTTPSSNTGPASAYAGSYYAYMEASSPNYPSKTANLESDCLDFGALTDPELTFRYHMLGNAVGTLNVQVSLDGGTWNTVWTRSGTQGSNWLLATISLTAYALESDVQIRFNGTTGSSWQGDIVIDDISIQEAGSNPPATSGTWEQRILTGMDDVEEEDDGVMYTNSSDLELVADGNRGNQTVGLRFTGVAVPQGAIIDAAYIQFRSDETNSGTTNLTIQGHDTNDAAAFTTSNGNVSSRTRTSASVSWNPASWTSTGATGSAQRTPEMKSIVQEIVNRSGWNSGNDMVMIITGTGERTADSYEGGANNAPLLHIEYTVGGSARRAQTAVELPSSVIAFPNPSHGAIHIQAPEGWNGSTIEIFGLNGQRIWNAQMHAKANEMTIEGHVLAAGIYLIKVSNGTESQILKVVKH, encoded by the coding sequence ATGCGCTTTCTTTACACGATGTTGCTGTCTATGCTGGTAACGGCAGGTTTTTCGGCAACTGAAAAGTACCGACTGACACTCCGCGACAATCCCGCGACTACCATCGTCATCGGTTGGAACCAAGTCTCTGGTTCTGGACCTGTGGTCTACTACGGGCCTACTGATCAGGGGACTAATTGGAGTGCCTATCCTTTCACACAAGGCGTGAGTCGTTCAGTGAGCCATAAGGGCATGAACAATCACTTCGCCCGCTTGACCGGCCTTCAGCCCAACACTGCCTACTACTTCGTGATCCGAGATTCAGACGGCACCAGCCAACGTTTCTGGTTCAAGACCGCTCCCAATGTAGCGACTGAGCGCCTATCCTTCATCGCAGGTGGCGACTCCCGTAACAACCGTACTCCTCGCCAAAACGCCAACCGTCTCGTGGCCAAATTGAAGCCACACGCGGTGTTGTTTGGAGGAGATATGACCGACAGCGGTTCCAATACCCAGTGGGACAATTGGTTCGATGATTGGCAATTAAGTATTGCTTCCGACGGCCGGATGTTCCCGTTTGTAGCCACGCGCGGCAACCATGAAGGTTCCAATACCGACATTGTGAATCTGTTCGACGTGCCTTCTTCCAATGTCTACTATGCCTTGACATTTGGCAATGGATTGGTACGTACCTACACCTTGAATACCGAGATGTCCATATCCGGTAGCCAGACGACTTGGTTGTCCAATGACCTCGCTGCGAATAATGGGGTCCAGTGGAAAATGGCTCAGTACCACAAGCCCATGCGTCCACACGTAAGCTCCAAGTCAGAAGGAAATAACCAGTACAACTACTGGGCGGGACTCTTCAACCAATACAATGTGAACTTGGTCGTGGAGTGTGATGCCCACACCGTGAAGACCACTTGGCCTGTGGTTCCTAGTACAGGTTCCGGAAGCGACGAAGGATTTGTCCGGGACGATCAGAACGGTACCGTCTATGTCGGGGAAGGCTGTTGGGGGGCTCCCTTGCGTTCCAACAACGATGGCAAGAACTGGACCCGTAACTCCGGCTCTTTCAATCAGTTCAAGTGGATCTTCGTGGACCAGTCCAAAATCGAAGTTCGGACCATTCAAGTTGACAATGCCACTTCCGTAGGCGAAAACTCCAACAACAACGTATTCGCCACGCCTTCCAACCTCAATATTTGGAATCCAAGCAACGGATCTGTTGTCACGATCTTGAACAACAATGTGGTATTGCCTACAGTAGCTCTGACGGCCCCTTCCAATGGTGCTTACTACAGCGCGCCTCAAAGCATCACATTGTCTGCGAATGCGAGCGATGCTGACGGGTCAGTAGACCGTGTGGAGTTCTTCGTCAATGGTAACTTGGTGGGTTCGGACTATTCCGCTCCATACAGCGTGAGCTATTCCATCCCTGCCGATGGGTCCTACACGATCGGAGCGACTGCCTACGACAACGATGGCAACAATCAAGATGCTACTACCCGCGACATCAACGTTGGGGTGGTATCCCAGACCTTCCAAAAGCGCATTGCTGCAGGATCTGACGACGTAGAGGAAGAAGATGATGGGGTGATGTACACGACTTCATCCGACATCGAGTTGGTCGCGGATGGAAGCCGCGGAAACCAGACCATTGGTCTCCGATTTACAGGTATCAGCGTCCCTCAGGGAGCTACCATCGATGCCGCCTATATCCAATTCACCTGTGACGAAACCAACACAGGTACCACCAACTTGACCATCCAAGGTCATGACACGGATGATGCCGCTGCATTCTCAACTTCTAGCTACAACGTTTCCAATCGTACCCGGACTTCCGCCAGTGTCAATTGGAGTCCTGCTTCTTGGTCTTCTGTGGGCCAATCTGGCTCCGCACAGCGCACGCCTGAGATGAAGTCCATTGTACAGGAAATCGTCAATCGCGGTGGGTGGAGCGCAGGCAATGACATGGTGATGATCCTCACAGGTACAGGTGAGCGTACCGCTGAAGCTTATGAAGGCTCTGCAGGGAGTGCCCCATTGCTGCACATCGAGTACACCGTAGGAGGGGGAACGCCAGTTGTGATCACGCCTCCATCTGGGTTGACAGCGAATGCGATCTCCAGCACAACCATCGACCTGTCCTGGACCGATAACTCCACCGGCGAAGATGGATTTGCCATTGAGCGTCGCCAAGGGAGCGGAAGTTGGGCGCAGATCGCGACGGTAGCATCGGGGGTGACTTCCTATAGCCATGCAGGATTGTCTGCGTCTACAAGCTATGATTTCCGAGTGCGCGCTTACATCGGAACGGATTACTCCAGCTATTCCAACACCGCGAGTGCCACGACTCAAAGTGGTGGAGGAAGCTCCAACTGTGAGGTGGCTTCTATCGCCAACGAAGGCTTCGAATCCAACTTCGGAATCTGGAACAATGCTTCTGGGGACGATATGGACTGGACCCGTCGTAGTGGCACCACGCCTTCCAGCAACACCGGTCCAGCCAGTGCCTATGCAGGAAGCTACTATGCATACATGGAGGCGTCCAGCCCCAACTATCCTTCCAAAACTGCCAACTTGGAGTCTGACTGTCTCGACTTTGGAGCCTTGACAGATCCTGAGTTGACCTTCCGCTACCACATGTTGGGCAATGCAGTCGGTACGCTGAATGTACAGGTGAGTCTGGATGGTGGAACATGGAACACCGTTTGGACCCGTTCTGGCACACAGGGTAGCAACTGGCTATTGGCGACGATTTCCCTGACTGCCTATGCGTTGGAGTCTGATGTACAGATTCGATTCAATGGAACCACCGGAAGTAGCTGGCAGGGTGACATCGTGATCGATGACATCAGCATTCAAGAGGCTGGCAGCAATCCTCCAGCCACCAGCGGCACTTGGGAGCAGCGTATCCTTACGGGCATGGACGATGTGGAGGAAGAGGATGACGGGGTGATGTATACCAACTCCAGCGACTTGGAATTGGTAGCCGATGGAAATAGAGGCAACCAGACAGTAGGATTGCGCTTCACCGGAGTGGCGGTTCCTCAGGGAGCGATCATTGACGCAGCCTATATCCAGTTCCGTTCGGATGAAACCAATTCCGGTACCACCAACCTGACGATTCAGGGACATGATACCAACGATGCTGCGGCATTCACGACCTCCAATGGCAATGTGTCTAGCCGTACGCGTACAAGTGCTTCTGTGTCGTGGAATCCTGCTTCTTGGACCTCTACAGGAGCTACTGGCTCCGCACAGCGCACGCCTGAGATGAAGTCTATCGTGCAGGAAATCGTCAACCGGAGCGGTTGGAACTCCGGCAATGACATGGTGATGATCATCACCGGTACCGGAGAGCGCACCGCTGATTCCTACGAAGGGGGCGCAAACAACGCGCCGCTGCTCCATATCGAATACACTGTGGGTGGTTCTGCCCGTCGTGCGCAGACGGCAGTAGAGTTGCCATCATCCGTGATTGCCTTCCCGAATCCTTCTCACGGTGCGATCCACATCCAAGCCCCAGAAGGATGGAATGGTAGCACGATCGAGATATTCGGTTTGAATGGCCAGCGCATCTGGAACGCTCAAATGCACGCCAAAGCGAATGAAATGACCATCGAAGGTCACGTACTCGCTGCGGGAATCTACCTCATCAAGGTTTCCAATGGTACCGAGTCTCAGATCTTGAAAGTGGTCAAGCACTGA
- a CDS encoding TIGR02117 family protein encodes MKLRSLIRILVWVLFLPLILAFGYVLVACMLTWIPANGTFEEPTDGVRIYLISNGAHVDICVPMDHPQMDWAEYMPVPGWQYHRFGYVAFGWGERNFYLNTPTWNDLTLDVAAEALFLPSESAMHVSGWERAPRSSDRVRTVMISDEAYGYLVEYILASLKVESNAPVVIPDAHYHADRDAFLEATGNYHLLFTCNNWANRGLKEIGVKTATWAPFPQSVLYHLPR; translated from the coding sequence ATGAAACTTCGCTCCCTCATCCGGATTTTGGTTTGGGTCTTGTTCCTACCCTTAATTTTGGCATTTGGGTATGTGCTGGTCGCGTGCATGCTGACTTGGATTCCTGCGAATGGGACTTTTGAAGAGCCGACTGATGGCGTTCGGATTTATCTGATCTCCAATGGTGCGCACGTAGATATTTGCGTGCCGATGGATCATCCTCAGATGGATTGGGCTGAATATATGCCAGTACCGGGATGGCAATATCACCGATTTGGGTATGTCGCTTTTGGGTGGGGCGAGCGCAATTTTTACTTGAATACGCCCACTTGGAACGACTTGACATTGGATGTGGCAGCAGAGGCTCTATTCCTCCCTTCCGAATCCGCCATGCATGTATCCGGATGGGAACGAGCTCCACGCTCCTCAGACCGAGTACGTACCGTCATGATCTCAGACGAGGCATACGGCTATTTGGTGGAATACATACTGGCCTCCCTCAAGGTGGAATCCAATGCACCCGTAGTCATTCCAGACGCGCACTACCATGCGGATCGAGATGCCTTTCTGGAAGCAACGGGAAATTATCATTTGCTATTTACCTGCAACAATTGGGCAAATCGAGGTCTCAAGGAAATCGGCGTGAAGACTGCGACTTGGGCACCATTTCCCCAATCTGTCCTTTATCATCTCCCTCGCTAA
- a CDS encoding thioredoxin family protein: MSQPTPSTRLLFFSGPNCGICQALKPKLTAALEEHFPTLPVDIIDVTQERSKAAQHLVFTLPVVIIEQAGKEAARFVSAFSVGEVLDRLRRVLGE, encoded by the coding sequence ATGTCCCAGCCCACCCCATCCACCCGACTGCTCTTCTTTTCGGGTCCCAATTGCGGGATCTGTCAGGCGCTCAAGCCCAAGCTCACAGCTGCACTTGAGGAGCACTTCCCTACCCTTCCGGTGGACATCATCGACGTCACACAGGAACGGTCGAAAGCTGCTCAACACCTCGTTTTCACCCTCCCGGTAGTCATCATCGAACAAGCGGGGAAAGAAGCCGCCAGATTTGTGAGCGCCTTTTCAGTGGGGGAAGTACTCGACCGATTGAGGCGAGTTTTGGGGGAATAA
- a CDS encoding proline dehydrogenase family protein, translating into MMNELTPTINFEDTALAFRAKSDAQLRRAYWLFRMINSPFLAKVGPKFLNTAFRLKLPVEGLVRKTMFEVFCGGESLDETIQTSGYLSEFGVKTILDYSVEGEKTEAGFDQTCQEIVQAIQFAQRHDSVVFAACKLTGLGSFPLLEKIQRGEALTYEEKQAYSRVRKRVETICQAAADCDVPIFIDAEETWIQEPIDSLAEEMMAVFNVEKPVVIHTVQLYRHDRLEYLSRLIERSRDENFILAVKLVRGAYLEKEAQRAEDMGYENPMQPDKATSDRHYNAALKVCIENHEHVAIYAGTHNEASSLYLTQLIDEHQIPHDHPWIWFMQLLGMSDHISFNLSHAKFNTAKYLPYGPVRSVMPYLMRRAEENSSIAGQSSRELDLLEREMKRRGLL; encoded by the coding sequence ATGATGAACGAGCTCACCCCCACTATCAATTTTGAAGATACCGCTTTGGCCTTTCGCGCCAAGAGCGATGCGCAACTGCGTCGGGCCTACTGGCTGTTTCGGATGATCAATTCCCCTTTCCTAGCCAAGGTAGGGCCCAAGTTCCTCAATACGGCTTTCCGCCTCAAACTGCCTGTCGAAGGATTGGTGCGAAAAACCATGTTTGAGGTCTTTTGCGGAGGAGAATCCCTCGATGAGACCATCCAGACCTCAGGCTATCTGTCAGAGTTTGGCGTCAAGACGATTCTAGATTATTCTGTAGAAGGCGAAAAGACGGAAGCTGGATTTGACCAAACCTGCCAAGAGATTGTGCAGGCGATACAGTTTGCCCAACGCCATGATTCTGTGGTATTCGCAGCTTGCAAGCTCACAGGGCTTGGGAGTTTCCCGCTTCTGGAAAAAATCCAGCGCGGCGAGGCTCTGACCTATGAGGAAAAGCAGGCGTACTCCCGTGTGCGCAAACGCGTAGAAACGATCTGTCAGGCGGCGGCTGATTGCGATGTGCCTATCTTCATTGACGCAGAGGAAACTTGGATTCAGGAACCTATCGATTCCTTGGCCGAGGAAATGATGGCTGTCTTCAATGTCGAAAAGCCCGTGGTCATCCATACCGTACAGCTTTATCGCCATGATCGACTGGAATACCTTTCCCGATTGATCGAGCGGAGTAGAGATGAGAATTTCATACTGGCTGTCAAACTGGTACGTGGAGCTTATCTCGAAAAGGAAGCCCAAAGAGCGGAAGACATGGGGTATGAAAATCCGATGCAACCCGACAAGGCGACTTCGGACCGTCACTACAATGCGGCCCTCAAAGTGTGTATCGAAAACCACGAGCATGTGGCGATCTATGCAGGGACGCACAACGAGGCAAGTTCTCTGTACCTGACTCAATTGATCGACGAGCACCAAATCCCGCACGATCACCCTTGGATCTGGTTCATGCAGTTGTTGGGAATGTCAGACCACATTTCCTTCAACCTATCGCACGCCAAGTTCAATACAGCCAAGTATCTCCCGTACGGTCCTGTCCGCTCTGTGATGCCTTATCTGATGCGGAGAGCGGAGGAGAATTCTTCCATCGCGGGTCAGTCCAGCCGTGAGTTGGATTTGTTGGAGCGAGAAATGAAGCGGAGAGGACTCCTCTAG
- a CDS encoding mechanosensitive ion channel family protein: MKISVISRWLSIAFWCVVSVSTLMAQPEPEAPATVEYGLSNPRATISRHLYYLTNDYQPELSADALFGKGKKPEELKRLALMLRDIYDAKGNYVDVELIPDETDYVDSLTGKHRYVVFPSIYPRIYVEKYGNEWRYSRETVAAIPEIHAAVVPDMAEFLMKLSPGIAKRDFLGLKAWQWEGAIFTILFILLFYWSLNKLFGWIIRRVIPRFVPPQALDTEMIPPVVHPLSWFLIVLVLREFFLPGLLLPISVGKFIGIGLRVLAPVFGVMVFYNLVDLVAAIAERLADKTETTMDNQLVPLLRKAAKMIVVVFGIIFILQNLDVNVTALLAGVSIGGLALALAAQDTVKNFIGSVSIFVDRPFLIGDYIDTGSFAGTVVEVGIRSTRIQEIGGALVSVPNGHLADMTITNHGVRTYRRYSTTITITYDTPVEKIAPFVEGIRNIALSHELVQDDSVIVQFHEMSSSSLDIFFAARFMVTAYDGWLKGRQEVLIEIMKLAESSGISFAFPSTSVYVESMPGNQQGLPGTVQ; encoded by the coding sequence ATGAAGATTTCTGTAATCAGCAGATGGCTATCCATTGCTTTCTGGTGCGTCGTGTCTGTGAGCACGCTCATGGCACAACCAGAACCGGAAGCTCCGGCAACGGTAGAGTATGGACTCTCCAATCCTCGGGCCACCATCTCTCGGCATCTCTATTACCTCACCAACGATTATCAGCCTGAATTGTCAGCAGATGCATTGTTTGGAAAAGGCAAGAAGCCAGAGGAACTAAAGCGATTGGCACTCATGCTGCGCGACATCTACGACGCCAAGGGCAATTATGTAGATGTGGAATTGATCCCAGATGAGACCGATTATGTGGATTCGCTCACAGGAAAGCATCGCTACGTGGTCTTTCCGTCGATCTACCCGAGGATCTATGTCGAGAAATACGGCAATGAATGGCGCTATTCGAGAGAAACAGTAGCCGCGATTCCAGAGATTCACGCTGCAGTCGTACCGGATATGGCAGAGTTCCTCATGAAACTCTCTCCGGGGATTGCCAAACGCGACTTTCTGGGACTCAAGGCTTGGCAGTGGGAAGGAGCCATTTTTACCATCCTGTTTATCCTGCTGTTCTACTGGAGCCTCAACAAGCTCTTTGGCTGGATCATCAGAAGAGTAATCCCTCGGTTTGTGCCCCCGCAGGCGCTCGATACGGAGATGATTCCTCCGGTGGTGCATCCACTCAGCTGGTTCCTGATTGTGCTCGTCCTGCGCGAATTTTTCCTGCCGGGACTGCTGCTGCCGATTTCCGTAGGGAAATTCATCGGAATCGGTCTCAGGGTATTGGCACCGGTATTTGGGGTGATGGTGTTCTACAATCTCGTAGATCTCGTGGCAGCCATCGCTGAGCGATTGGCGGACAAGACCGAGACGACCATGGACAACCAGCTTGTGCCGCTGTTGCGCAAGGCAGCCAAGATGATCGTGGTGGTATTCGGGATCATCTTCATCCTACAGAATCTCGATGTCAATGTCACGGCACTGCTCGCGGGGGTTTCGATTGGCGGTCTGGCCTTGGCCTTGGCAGCTCAGGATACAGTGAAGAATTTTATCGGCTCGGTTTCCATCTTTGTGGATCGGCCGTTTTTGATAGGAGATTATATCGACACAGGCTCATTTGCAGGTACTGTGGTAGAGGTGGGAATTCGCTCTACGCGCATCCAAGAGATTGGTGGAGCGCTCGTATCGGTTCCCAATGGACATTTGGCGGATATGACCATCACCAATCATGGCGTGAGAACATATCGCCGATATTCGACCACGATCACCATCACCTACGATACGCCTGTGGAGAAGATCGCACCATTTGTGGAGGGAATCAGGAACATTGCCCTGTCCCACGAGTTGGTGCAAGACGATTCTGTCATTGTGCAGTTTCATGAGATGTCTTCCTCCTCGCTCGATATTTTCTTTGCGGCCAGATTCATGGTGACAGCCTACGATGGTTGGCTCAAAGGCCGACAGGAGGTCTTGATCGAAATCATGAAACTCGCCGAAAGTTCCGGCATTTCTTTTGCCTTCCCATCCACTTCGGTGTATGTGGAGAGCATGCCCGGAAATCAACAAGGTCTCCCCGGTACAGTGCAATAG